Proteins from a single region of Pseudomonas fulva:
- a CDS encoding YicC/YloC family endoribonuclease: MIHSMTAFARTEQAGANGTLSWELRSVNHRYLEPHLRLPEAFRDLEGAVREALRQGLSRGKVECTLRLIEDSAGKPLQVDRDKATQLITAAESVAALIKQPAPLNPLEVLAWPGVLVADSSDPQALNKAALELFAGALAELKSGRSREGAELAKLLNERLDSMLEEVAALRELVPQMLEAQRQKIIERCREMQAELDPQRLEQELVMLAQKSDVAEELDRLSTHVTEVRRVLKAGGAAGRRLDFLMQELNREANTLGSKAFDPRSTQAAVNLKVLIEQMREQVQNIE, from the coding sequence ATGATCCACAGCATGACAGCCTTCGCCCGCACCGAGCAGGCAGGTGCCAACGGCACCCTGAGCTGGGAGCTGCGCTCGGTCAACCATCGCTACCTCGAGCCTCACCTGCGCCTGCCGGAAGCCTTCCGCGACCTCGAAGGCGCGGTGCGCGAAGCCCTGCGCCAGGGCCTGTCGCGCGGCAAGGTGGAATGTACCCTGCGCCTTATCGAAGACAGTGCCGGCAAACCGCTGCAGGTCGACCGCGACAAGGCCACCCAGCTGATCACCGCCGCCGAGAGCGTCGCCGCCCTGATCAAGCAGCCCGCGCCGCTGAACCCGCTGGAAGTGCTCGCCTGGCCCGGCGTGCTGGTGGCCGACAGCAGCGACCCTCAGGCTCTCAACAAAGCGGCCCTGGAGCTGTTCGCCGGTGCCCTGGCGGAACTCAAGAGCGGCCGCAGCCGCGAAGGCGCCGAGCTGGCCAAGCTGCTCAACGAGCGCCTCGACAGCATGCTCGAGGAAGTCGCCGCCCTGCGCGAGCTGGTGCCGCAGATGCTCGAAGCCCAGCGCCAGAAGATCATCGAACGCTGCCGCGAGATGCAGGCCGAGCTCGACCCGCAGCGCCTGGAACAGGAACTGGTGATGCTCGCCCAGAAGAGCGACGTGGCCGAGGAGCTGGATCGCCTGAGTACCCATGTCACCGAAGTACGCCGCGTGCTCAAGGCCGGCGGCGCGGCCGGGCGCCGCCTGGACTTCCTGATGCAGGAACTCAACCGCGAAGCCAACACCCTCGGTTCCAAGGCGTTCGACCCGCGCAGCACCCAGGCGGCCGTCAACCTCAAGGTGCTGATCGAGCAAATGCGCGAGCAGGTGCAGAACATCGAATAA
- the rpoZ gene encoding DNA-directed RNA polymerase subunit omega, with product MARVTVEDCLDNVDNRFELVMLATKRARQIATGGKEPKVAWENDKPTVVALREIASGLVDAEIVAQEDIIEEEPLFAAFEEEANEPL from the coding sequence ATGGCCCGCGTTACCGTTGAAGACTGCCTGGACAACGTCGATAACCGCTTCGAGCTGGTCATGCTCGCCACCAAGCGCGCTCGTCAAATCGCCACCGGCGGCAAGGAGCCGAAAGTGGCGTGGGAAAACGACAAGCCGACCGTGGTCGCCCTGCGCGAAATCGCCAGCGGCCTGGTAGACGCCGAAATCGTCGCCCAGGAAGACATCATCGAAGAAGAACCGCTGTTCGCAGCCTTCGAGGAAGAGGCGAACGAGCCTCTGTAA
- the metW gene encoding methionine biosynthesis protein MetW, giving the protein MRADLEIIQEWIPAGSRVLDLGCGDGELLAWLGANKQVSGYGLEIDPDKIAQCIGKGVNVIEQNLDEGLGNFASDSFDVVVMTQSLQALHFPDKVLAEMLRVGKTCIITFPNFGHWRCRWYLASKGRMPVSDFLPYTWYNTPNIHFCTFEDFERLCHQQSARVLDRLAVDREHRHGWASRAWPNLLGEIGIYRISGHNAHDVRIAN; this is encoded by the coding sequence ATGCGCGCCGACCTAGAGATCATCCAGGAATGGATTCCCGCCGGCAGCCGCGTCCTCGACCTGGGCTGCGGCGACGGTGAACTGCTCGCCTGGCTGGGCGCCAACAAGCAGGTCAGCGGCTACGGCCTGGAGATCGACCCGGACAAGATCGCCCAATGCATCGGCAAGGGCGTCAACGTCATCGAACAGAACCTCGACGAAGGCCTGGGCAACTTCGCCAGCGACAGCTTCGACGTGGTGGTCATGACCCAATCGCTGCAGGCGCTGCACTTTCCCGACAAGGTGCTGGCCGAGATGCTGCGCGTCGGCAAGACCTGCATCATCACCTTTCCTAACTTCGGCCACTGGCGCTGCCGCTGGTACCTGGCCAGCAAGGGCCGCATGCCGGTCTCCGACTTCCTGCCGTACACCTGGTACAACACGCCGAACATCCACTTCTGCACCTTCGAGGACTTCGAGCGCCTGTGCCACCAGCAGAGCGCCCGGGTACTCGATCGCCTGGCCGTGGACCGCGAGCACCGGCATGGCTGGGCCAGCCGCGCCTGGCCGAATCTGCTGGGCGAGATCGGCATCTACCGCATCAGCGGCCACAATGCGCACGACGTGCGCATCGCCAACTAG
- the metX gene encoding homoserine O-succinyltransferase MetX — MSTVFPQDSVGLVTPQIARFAEPLALACGRSLADYQLTYETYGELNASASNAVLICHALSGHHHAAGYHSVDDRKPGWWDSCIGPGKPIDTNKFFVVSLNNLGGCNGSTGPSDINPATGKPFGADFPVMTVEDWVNSQARLADLLGVHQWAAVVGGSLGGMQAMQWTISYPERVRHCLAIASAPKLSAQNIAFNEVARQAILTDPEFHGGHFQDQGVIPKRGLMLARMVGHITYLSDDAMGEKFGRGLKNEKLNYDFHSVEFQVESYLRYQGEEFSGRFDANTYLLMTKALDYFDPAAEHDGDLAKTLAKAKADFCVMSFTTDWRFSPARSREIVDALLAARKNVCYLEIDAPQGHDAFLMPIPRYLQGFASYMKRIEV; from the coding sequence ATGTCGACTGTTTTTCCTCAAGACTCCGTTGGCCTGGTAACGCCGCAGATCGCCCGCTTCGCCGAGCCGCTGGCGCTGGCCTGCGGGCGCAGCCTGGCCGACTACCAGCTGACCTATGAAACCTACGGCGAGCTCAACGCCAGCGCCAGCAACGCGGTGCTGATCTGCCACGCGCTGTCCGGCCATCATCATGCCGCCGGTTACCACAGCGTCGACGACCGCAAGCCGGGCTGGTGGGACAGCTGCATCGGCCCCGGCAAGCCGATCGATACCAACAAGTTCTTCGTCGTCAGCCTCAACAACCTGGGCGGCTGCAACGGCTCGACCGGTCCGTCGGACATCAACCCGGCCACCGGCAAGCCGTTCGGTGCCGACTTCCCGGTAATGACCGTGGAAGACTGGGTCAACAGCCAGGCGCGCCTGGCCGACCTGCTGGGCGTCCATCAGTGGGCTGCCGTAGTCGGTGGCAGCCTGGGCGGCATGCAGGCCATGCAGTGGACCATCAGCTACCCGGAGCGCGTGCGTCATTGCCTGGCCATCGCCTCGGCACCGAAGCTCTCGGCGCAGAACATCGCCTTCAACGAAGTGGCGCGCCAGGCGATTCTCACCGACCCGGAATTCCATGGCGGGCACTTCCAGGACCAGGGCGTGATCCCAAAGCGCGGCCTGATGCTGGCGCGTATGGTCGGCCACATCACCTACCTGTCCGATGACGCCATGGGCGAGAAATTCGGTCGCGGCCTGAAGAACGAAAAGCTCAACTACGACTTCCACAGCGTGGAATTTCAGGTCGAGAGCTACCTGCGTTACCAGGGCGAGGAGTTTTCCGGGCGCTTCGACGCCAACACCTACCTGCTGATGACCAAAGCGCTGGACTACTTCGACCCGGCTGCCGAGCACGACGGCGACCTGGCCAAGACCCTGGCCAAGGCCAAGGCGGACTTCTGCGTGATGTCGTTCACCACCGACTGGCGCTTCTCGCCAGCGCGCTCGCGGGAGATCGTCGACGCCCTGCTCGCCGCCCGCAAGAACGTCTGCTACCTGGAGATCGATGCGCCCCAGGGCCACGACGCCTTCCTGATGCCGATCCCCCGCTACCTGCAGGGTTTTGCCAGCTACATGAAACGGATCGAGGTATAA
- a CDS encoding DUF4870 domain-containing protein encodes MDEHNAVTPAAEPDRDARQWAMICHFAAALGFVFPFGNLIGPLVVWQVKKDSHAFIDEQGKEALNFQLTVAIAGIVCLLLMLVLIGFLLMGLLCIGTVVLTIIGGIKAGEGKHYRYPFCLRLIK; translated from the coding sequence ATGGATGAGCATAACGCTGTAACGCCTGCTGCCGAGCCCGATCGGGATGCGCGCCAGTGGGCGATGATCTGCCACTTCGCGGCCGCCCTCGGCTTCGTGTTTCCCTTCGGCAACCTGATCGGCCCGCTGGTGGTCTGGCAGGTGAAGAAGGACTCGCACGCCTTTATCGACGAACAGGGCAAGGAAGCGCTCAACTTCCAGCTGACGGTGGCCATCGCCGGCATCGTCTGCCTGTTGCTGATGCTGGTGCTGATCGGCTTTCTGCTGATGGGCCTGCTGTGCATCGGCACCGTGGTGCTGACCATCATCGGCGGCATCAAGGCCGGTGAGGGCAAGCACTATCGTTATCCATTCTGCTTGCGATTGATCAAATGA
- the rdgB gene encoding RdgB/HAM1 family non-canonical purine NTP pyrophosphatase, with protein sequence MMPFPELVLASHNAGKLKELQAMLGDRVRLRSVGEFSQVEPEETGLSFVENAILKARNASRLSGLPALADDSGLAVDFLGGAPGIYSARYADGQGDAANNAKLLAALKDVPDAARGAQFVCCLALVRHADDPLPILCEGLWHGRILHEARGEHGFGYDPLFWVEERQCSSAELPAADKNQLSHRAIAMKLLKQRLGL encoded by the coding sequence ATGATGCCTTTCCCAGAACTCGTCCTCGCCAGCCACAACGCCGGCAAACTCAAGGAACTGCAAGCCATGCTCGGCGACCGCGTGCGCCTGCGCTCGGTCGGTGAATTCAGCCAGGTGGAGCCGGAGGAAACCGGCCTGTCGTTCGTCGAGAATGCCATTCTCAAGGCCCGCAACGCCTCGCGCCTGTCCGGTTTGCCGGCACTGGCCGACGACTCCGGCCTGGCGGTGGACTTCCTCGGCGGCGCACCGGGCATCTATTCGGCCCGCTACGCCGATGGCCAGGGCGATGCCGCCAACAACGCCAAGCTGCTGGCGGCCCTCAAGGATGTGCCGGATGCCGCGCGCGGCGCCCAGTTCGTCTGCTGCCTGGCCCTGGTACGGCATGCCGACGATCCGCTGCCGATCCTCTGCGAAGGCCTGTGGCACGGCCGCATCCTCCACGAAGCCCGCGGCGAGCACGGCTTTGGCTACGACCCGCTGTTCTGGGTCGAGGAGCGCCAGTGCTCCAGCGCCGAGCTGCCTGCGGCCGACAAGAATCAGCTCAGCCACCGCGCCATCGCCATGAAGTTGCTCAAGCAGCGCCTGGGTTTGTAA
- a CDS encoding RidA family protein — protein sequence MSKSVINSDKAPAAIGTYSQAIKAGNTVYLSGQIPLDPKTMELVEGFEAQTVQVFENLKSVIEAAGGSFKDVVKLNIFLTDLAHFATVNEVMGRYFQQPYPARAAIGVAALPKGAQVEMDGILVID from the coding sequence ATGAGCAAGAGCGTCATCAACAGCGACAAGGCCCCGGCCGCCATCGGCACCTACTCCCAGGCCATCAAGGCCGGCAACACCGTCTACCTGTCCGGGCAGATCCCGCTGGACCCCAAGACCATGGAGCTGGTGGAAGGCTTCGAAGCGCAGACCGTACAGGTCTTCGAAAACCTCAAGTCGGTGATCGAAGCCGCCGGCGGCTCGTTCAAGGATGTGGTCAAGCTGAATATCTTCCTCACCGACCTCGCCCACTTCGCCACCGTCAACGAAGTGATGGGCCGCTACTTCCAGCAGCCCTACCCGGCGCGCGCCGCCATTGGCGTGGCCGCCCTGCCGAAAGGCGCCCAGGTGGAAATGGACGGCATCCTGGTCATCGACTGA
- the gmk gene encoding guanylate kinase yields MSITSGTLYIISAPSGAGKSSLVTALIDSEPHIRVSVSHTTRAMRPGEVDGVHYHFVDHGQFTAMLEQGEFLEHAQVFDNFYGTSQRALEKTLAQGIDLILEIDWQGAQQVRRLMPQAKSIFILPPTREALRHRLTNRGQDSGEIIERRMREAVSEMSHYVEYDYLVINDDFSHALSDLKAVFRANQLLQTSQQQRHAGLLSELLA; encoded by the coding sequence ATGAGCATCACCAGCGGCACGCTGTACATCATTTCCGCCCCCTCGGGAGCGGGTAAAAGTAGCTTGGTGACCGCGCTGATCGACAGCGAGCCGCACATTCGCGTGTCGGTATCGCACACCACTCGCGCCATGCGCCCCGGTGAAGTCGACGGCGTGCACTACCACTTCGTGGATCACGGGCAGTTCACCGCCATGCTCGAGCAGGGCGAATTCCTCGAGCACGCTCAGGTGTTCGACAATTTCTACGGCACCTCACAGCGCGCGCTGGAAAAGACCCTGGCCCAAGGTATCGACCTGATCCTGGAGATCGACTGGCAGGGCGCCCAGCAGGTGCGCCGGCTGATGCCCCAGGCCAAGTCGATTTTCATCCTGCCGCCGACCCGCGAAGCGCTGCGCCACCGCCTGACCAATCGCGGCCAGGACAGTGGCGAGATCATCGAGCGGCGCATGCGCGAGGCCGTCAGCGAGATGAGCCACTACGTCGAATACGACTACCTGGTGATCAACGACGATTTCAGCCACGCGCTCAGCGACCTGAAGGCGGTGTTTCGCGCCAACCAATTGCTGCAGACATCCCAACAGCAGCGCCATGCCGGCCTGCTGAGCGAGTTGCTGGCCTGA
- the spoT gene encoding bifunctional GTP diphosphokinase/guanosine-3',5'-bis pyrophosphate 3'-pyrophosphohydrolase, whose product MASIDALADRLSGYLGDEQVNLVRRAYFYAEQAHDGQRRRSGEAYVTHPLAVASILADMHMDHQSLMAAMLHDVIEDTGIAKEALHAQFGESVAELVDGVSKLTQMNFETKAEAQAENFQKMAMAMARDIRVILVKLADRLHNMRTLEVLSGEKRRRIAKETLEIYAPIANRLGMHSMRVEFEDLGFKAMHPMRSERIRAAVRRARGNRKEIVTRIEESLLHCLEREGLSGEVVGREKHLYSIYQKMRGKRKSFNEIMDVYAFRIVVDKVDTCYRVLGAVHNLYKPLPGRFKDYIAIPKANGYQSLHTTLFGMHGVPIEIQIRTREMEEMANNGIAAHWLYKSNEDELPKGNHARARQWVKGVLELQQRAGNSLEFIESVKIDLFPDEVYVFTPKGRIMELPKGSTAVDFAYAVHTDVGNTCIACRINRRLAPLSQALESGSTVEIVSAPGARPNPAWLNFVVTGKARTHIRHALKLQRRSESVNLGERLLNKVLASFESHLDKVPAERQLAVLNEYRLETFDDLLEDIGLGNRMAYVVARRLLASDGEELPNAEGPLAIRGTEGLVLSYAKCCTPIPGDPIVGHLSAGKGMVVHLDTCRNISEVRHNPEKCIQLAWAKDVTGEFNVELRVELEHQRGLIALLAGSVNAADGNIEKISMDERDGRVSVVQLVVSVHDRVHLARVIKKLRTLPGVMRITRTKA is encoded by the coding sequence ATGGCGAGCATAGACGCCCTCGCCGACAGGCTTTCGGGCTACCTGGGCGACGAGCAGGTCAACCTCGTCCGTCGCGCCTACTTCTACGCCGAACAGGCGCACGACGGGCAACGCCGCCGCAGCGGTGAAGCCTACGTGACCCACCCGCTGGCCGTGGCCAGCATCCTCGCCGACATGCACATGGACCATCAGAGCCTGATGGCCGCCATGCTGCACGACGTGATCGAAGACACCGGCATCGCCAAGGAAGCCCTGCACGCGCAGTTCGGCGAATCCGTGGCGGAGCTGGTGGATGGGGTCAGCAAGCTGACCCAGATGAATTTCGAGACCAAGGCCGAGGCCCAGGCCGAGAACTTCCAGAAGATGGCCATGGCCATGGCGCGGGACATCCGCGTGATCCTGGTCAAGCTGGCCGACCGCCTGCACAACATGCGCACCCTGGAAGTGCTGTCCGGCGAGAAACGCCGGCGCATCGCCAAGGAAACCCTGGAGATCTACGCGCCCATCGCCAACCGGCTGGGCATGCACAGCATGCGCGTGGAGTTCGAAGACCTGGGCTTCAAGGCCATGCACCCGATGCGCTCCGAGCGCATTCGCGCCGCCGTGCGCCGCGCCCGGGGCAACCGCAAGGAAATCGTCACGCGCATCGAGGAGTCGCTGCTGCACTGCCTCGAACGCGAAGGCCTGAGCGGCGAAGTGGTGGGCCGCGAGAAGCACCTGTACAGCATCTACCAGAAGATGCGCGGCAAGCGTAAGTCGTTCAACGAGATCATGGATGTGTACGCCTTCCGCATCGTGGTCGACAAGGTCGACACCTGCTACCGCGTGCTCGGCGCCGTGCACAATCTGTACAAGCCGCTGCCGGGCCGTTTCAAGGATTACATCGCGATTCCCAAGGCCAACGGCTATCAGTCACTGCATACCACGCTGTTCGGCATGCACGGCGTGCCCATCGAAATCCAGATCCGTACCCGCGAGATGGAAGAGATGGCCAACAACGGTATCGCCGCGCACTGGCTGTACAAGTCCAACGAGGACGAGCTGCCCAAGGGCAACCACGCCCGCGCGCGCCAATGGGTCAAGGGCGTGCTGGAGCTGCAGCAACGCGCCGGCAACTCGCTGGAATTCATCGAGAGCGTGAAGATCGACCTGTTCCCGGACGAAGTCTACGTGTTCACGCCCAAGGGTCGCATCATGGAGCTGCCCAAGGGCTCCACGGCCGTGGACTTCGCCTACGCGGTGCACACCGACGTCGGCAACACCTGCATCGCCTGCCGTATCAACCGTCGCCTGGCCCCCCTCTCCCAGGCCCTGGAAAGCGGCTCCACGGTGGAAATCGTCAGCGCCCCGGGGGCACGCCCCAACCCGGCCTGGCTGAATTTCGTGGTCACCGGCAAGGCGCGCACCCATATCCGCCATGCACTCAAGCTGCAGCGCCGCTCGGAATCGGTGAACCTCGGCGAGCGCCTGCTCAACAAGGTGCTGGCCAGCTTCGAGAGCCATCTCGACAAGGTACCCGCCGAACGCCAACTGGCGGTACTCAACGAATACCGCCTGGAAACCTTCGACGACCTGCTCGAAGACATCGGCCTGGGTAATCGCATGGCTTACGTGGTGGCGCGCCGCCTGCTGGCCAGCGACGGCGAGGAACTGCCCAATGCCGAAGGCCCCCTGGCCATTCGTGGCACCGAGGGCCTGGTGCTCAGCTACGCCAAGTGCTGCACGCCGATTCCGGGCGACCCGATCGTCGGCCATCTCTCGGCCGGCAAGGGCATGGTGGTGCACCTGGACACCTGCCGGAACATCAGCGAAGTGCGCCACAACCCGGAAAAATGCATCCAGCTGGCCTGGGCCAAGGATGTCACGGGCGAATTCAACGTCGAACTGCGTGTCGAGCTGGAGCACCAGCGCGGCCTGATCGCCCTGCTGGCCGGCAGCGTCAACGCTGCCGACGGCAACATCGAGAAGATCAGCATGGACGAGCGCGACGGGCGCGTCAGCGTGGTGCAGCTGGTGGTCAGCGTACACGACCGGGTGCACCTGGCCCGGGTGATCAAGAAGCTGCGCACCCTGCCCGGGGTCATGCGTATCACCCGCACGAAGGCGTGA
- a CDS encoding DUF3392 domain-containing protein, with amino-acid sequence MDYVLDLIATVSRWSRGHLGEISLGLMATLLVLFGPAINAWIQGRIGSLNFVLRTLIFVAVCVVGYGLALVYLTPLLTQLLGHFNNYTLAPVLLVVMFLIGVLADRS; translated from the coding sequence ATGGATTATGTGCTGGACCTGATCGCCACCGTGTCACGCTGGAGCCGTGGCCACCTCGGCGAGATTTCCCTGGGCCTGATGGCCACCCTGCTGGTGCTGTTCGGCCCGGCCATCAACGCCTGGATACAGGGCCGCATCGGCAGCCTCAACTTCGTGCTGCGCACCCTGATATTCGTCGCGGTCTGCGTGGTCGGCTACGGCCTGGCGCTGGTCTACCTGACGCCCCTGCTCACCCAGCTGCTGGGCCACTTCAACAACTACACCCTGGCGCCGGTATTGCTGGTGGTGATGTTCCTGATCGGCGTGCTGGCCGATCGCAGTTGA
- a CDS encoding DUF4426 domain-containing protein gives MRLLAMLIVLSLGLPALADNRMQRLGDLQVHYSAFNANYLQPQIAQASGLVRSATLGVLNISVLRGGKPTTAEISGEVKNVLGHGQTLTFVEQREGEFVSYLAQFPLQSREVLLFNLQVNGQRLDFNQELFPEP, from the coding sequence ATGCGCCTGCTCGCCATGTTGATCGTTCTGAGCCTGGGCCTGCCGGCACTGGCCGACAACCGCATGCAGCGCCTCGGTGACCTGCAGGTGCATTACAGCGCCTTCAACGCCAACTACCTGCAGCCGCAGATCGCCCAGGCCAGTGGCCTGGTGCGCAGCGCCACGCTGGGGGTGCTGAACATCAGCGTGCTGCGCGGCGGCAAGCCGACGACAGCAGAGATCAGCGGCGAGGTGAAGAACGTGCTTGGCCACGGCCAGACGCTGACCTTCGTCGAACAGCGCGAGGGCGAATTCGTTTCCTACCTGGCGCAGTTTCCCCTCCAATCCCGTGAGGTGCTGCTGTTCAACCTGCAGGTGAACGGCCAGCGCCTGGACTTCAACCAGGAACTCTTTCCGGAGCCATGA
- the rph gene encoding ribonuclease PH produces MKRPSGRAADQLRSIRITRNYTKHAEGSVLVEFGDTKVICTVSVEQGVPRFLKGQGQGWVTAEYGMLPRATGDRNQREASKGKQGGRTLEIQRLIGRSLRAALDMSKLGENTLYVDCDVIQADGGTRTASITGAMVALVDALKVMKKRGGLKGGDPLKQMIAAVSVGIYQGEPVLDLDYLEDSAAETDLNVVMTSTGGFIEVQGTAEGAPFQPAELNAMLALAQQGMGELFAVQQAALAE; encoded by the coding sequence ATGAAACGTCCCAGTGGCCGCGCCGCCGATCAGTTGCGTTCGATCCGCATCACCCGCAACTACACCAAGCATGCCGAAGGTTCGGTACTGGTGGAGTTCGGCGACACCAAGGTGATTTGCACCGTCAGCGTCGAGCAGGGCGTACCGCGCTTTCTGAAAGGCCAGGGCCAGGGCTGGGTGACTGCCGAGTACGGCATGCTGCCGCGCGCCACCGGCGACCGCAACCAGCGCGAAGCCAGCAAGGGCAAGCAGGGCGGCCGCACCCTGGAAATCCAGCGTTTGATCGGCCGCTCGCTGCGCGCCGCGCTGGACATGAGCAAGCTGGGCGAGAACACCCTGTACGTCGATTGCGATGTGATCCAGGCCGACGGCGGCACCCGCACCGCATCGATCACCGGCGCCATGGTCGCCCTGGTCGATGCCCTGAAGGTGATGAAGAAACGTGGCGGCCTGAAAGGCGGCGACCCGCTCAAGCAGATGATCGCGGCGGTATCCGTGGGTATCTACCAGGGCGAACCGGTGCTGGATCTGGATTACCTGGAAGATTCCGCCGCCGAGACCGACCTCAACGTGGTGATGACCAGCACCGGTGGCTTCATCGAAGTGCAGGGCACCGCCGAAGGCGCGCCGTTCCAGCCGGCCGAACTGAATGCCATGCTGGCCCTGGCGCAACAGGGCATGGGCGAGCTGTTCGCCGTGCAGCAGGCTGCGCTGGCCGAGTGA
- the hemW gene encoding radical SAM family heme chaperone HemW translates to MIQKPVFQLPPLALYVHIPWCVRKCPYCDFNSHAAGPNLPEEAYVDALLADLDADLAQAHGRALTSIFFGGGTPSLFSAKALGRLLDGVERRIPFVADIEITLEANPGTFEQEKFAAYRRLGINRLSIGVQSFQADKLKALGRIHDGDEAVRAADMARAAGFDNFNLDLMHGLPDQSLDDALGDLRIAIAQAPTHLSWYQLTVEPNTVFWNQPPVLPEDDTLWDIQEAGQTLLAEHGYAQYEVSAYAQPGRMARHNLNYWTFGDFLGIGAGAHGKLSTPEGRISRTWKTRLPKDYLDPAKRYSAGERALSVDELPFEFLINVLRLTDGCAAELFSQRTGLPLEHLAEARAQVEQRGMLHKDPTRLAATREGQLFLNDLLQYFLP, encoded by the coding sequence GTGATCCAGAAGCCCGTGTTCCAGCTGCCGCCCCTGGCCCTGTACGTCCATATTCCCTGGTGCGTGCGCAAGTGCCCCTACTGCGATTTCAACTCCCACGCCGCCGGCCCCAACCTGCCGGAAGAGGCCTATGTCGATGCGCTGCTCGCCGATCTCGACGCTGACCTGGCCCAGGCCCATGGCCGCGCGCTGACCTCGATCTTCTTTGGCGGCGGCACGCCCAGCCTGTTTTCCGCCAAGGCCCTTGGCCGCTTGCTGGACGGCGTGGAGCGGCGCATCCCGTTCGTGGCCGATATCGAAATCACCCTGGAGGCCAACCCCGGCACCTTCGAGCAGGAGAAATTCGCCGCGTACCGGCGCCTGGGCATCAACCGGCTGTCGATCGGTGTGCAGAGCTTCCAGGCCGACAAGCTCAAGGCTTTGGGGCGCATCCACGATGGTGACGAAGCCGTGCGCGCTGCCGACATGGCCCGGGCCGCCGGCTTCGACAACTTCAACCTGGATCTGATGCACGGCCTGCCGGATCAGTCCCTGGATGACGCCCTGGGCGACCTGCGCATCGCCATCGCCCAGGCGCCGACCCATCTGTCCTGGTATCAGCTGACGGTGGAGCCGAACACGGTGTTCTGGAACCAGCCACCGGTGCTGCCCGAAGACGACACCCTGTGGGACATCCAGGAAGCCGGCCAGACGCTGCTCGCCGAACATGGCTACGCCCAGTACGAAGTCTCGGCCTACGCGCAGCCCGGCCGCATGGCGCGGCATAACCTGAATTACTGGACCTTTGGTGATTTTCTCGGCATCGGCGCCGGCGCCCACGGCAAGCTGAGCACACCGGAAGGGCGCATCAGCCGCACCTGGAAAACCCGCCTGCCCAAGGATTACCTCGACCCCGCCAAGCGATACAGCGCGGGCGAGCGCGCCCTCAGCGTCGACGAGCTGCCGTTCGAGTTCCTGATCAACGTGCTGCGCCTGACCGATGGCTGCGCCGCCGAACTGTTCAGCCAGCGCACCGGCCTGCCCCTCGAGCACCTGGCAGAGGCCCGCGCCCAGGTCGAGCAACGCGGCATGCTGCACAAGGACCCGACACGCCTGGCGGCGACCCGTGAAGGTCAGCTGTTTCTCAATGATCTGCTGCAGTACTTTCTGCCCTGA